From a single Rutidosis leptorrhynchoides isolate AG116_Rl617_1_P2 chromosome 5, CSIRO_AGI_Rlap_v1, whole genome shotgun sequence genomic region:
- the LOC139849491 gene encoding uncharacterized protein produces MSEGYAIELYFDPALENQVLKAWNVVARRQISTHLIEIESRPHITLFSSPFIDPTKLENIVKGFASKQDPLPLSFGSIGSLPNDNNVLFLAPTPTLPLLQFHFQLCDAMKREGIEIPEEYRPDSWVPYCPVAEEVPKNRMAEAFTVLRDLKLPVTGYAMDIGLVEYSPVRELFSFVLGSSVDS; encoded by the coding sequence ATGTCTGAAGGATATGCAATTGAGCTTTACTTTGATCCAGCTCTTGAAAACCAAGTTTTGAAAGCATGGAACGTTGTTGCTAGAAGGCAAATTAGTACTCATCTTATAGAAATTGAATCTAGACCTCATATTACTCTGTTTTCGAGTCCGTTTATCGATCCAACGAAGCTCGAAAACATTGTAAAAGGGTTTGCATCAAAGCAAGATCCTTTACCTTTATCTTTTGGCTCAATTGGAAGCCTACCAAATGATAATAATGTGTTGTTTTTGGCTCCAACTCCTACTTTACCATTACTACAATTCCATTTTCAATTGTGTGATGCAATGAAAAGAGAAGGGATTGAAATTCCCGAAGAGTATCGCCCGGATTCGTGGGTCCCGTATTGTCCTGTTGCTGAAGAAGTGCCAAAGAATCGAATGGCCGAAGCGTTTACGGTTTTGAGGGACTTGAAGTTACCGGTAACGGGGTATGCAATGGATATTGGATTGGTTGAGTACTCACCGGTTCGTGAACTCTTCTCGTTTGTGCTTGGTAGCTCGGTCGATTCTTGA